In Bacteroidota bacterium, one DNA window encodes the following:
- the rplJ gene encoding 50S ribosomal protein L10 translates to MALTKQQKQEAVAAIAEQLGEVNTVYLTDHAGLTVDEVNQLRASFREAGVTYKVLKNTLVRRAMEDADVDYSGLYDALHGPTAVAFTTDPASPAKVIKKFLDGKEKELPRFKAAYVDGAFFAEGQLDTLAALKSKDELIADIIGLLMAPINNVASALNAQGAGLASVIQQISEKEG, encoded by the coding sequence ATGGCTCTGACGAAACAGCAGAAGCAGGAGGCGGTCGCGGCGATTGCCGAACAACTCGGCGAAGTCAACACGGTCTACCTCACCGACCACGCCGGCCTTACCGTCGACGAAGTCAACCAGCTCCGCGCCTCGTTCCGCGAGGCGGGCGTCACCTACAAGGTGCTCAAGAACACGCTCGTCCGTCGCGCAATGGAGGACGCCGACGTCGACTACTCGGGCCTCTACGACGCTCTTCACGGCCCCACCGCCGTCGCCTTCACGACCGATCCCGCCAGCCCGGCGAAGGTGATCAAAAAGTTCCTCGACGGCAAGGAGAAGGAACTCCCGCGCTTCAAGGCCGCCTACGTCGACGGTGCCTTCTTCGCCGAAGGCCAGCTCGACACGCTCGCGGCGCTGAAGTCGAAGGACGAACTCATCGCCGACATCATCGGGCTACTCATGGCGCCGATCAACAACGTGGCCAGCGCACTCAACGCGCAGGGCGCGGGGCTGGCAAGCGTCATCCAGCAGATCTCCGAAAAGGAAGGCTAA
- the rplK gene encoding 50S ribosomal protein L11, with protein MAKKIDGYIKLQIKAGQASPAPPIGPALGQKGVNIMEFCKQFNAKTQDRMGLVLPVVITVFADKSFTFIIKSPPAAVLLKQAAKIQKGAGDPLRERAGKVTWDQCKEIAQTKMEDLNATDIDAAARMIAGTARSMGIRVEGVPA; from the coding sequence ATCAAGCTCCAGATCAAAGCCGGGCAGGCCAGCCCTGCTCCGCCTATCGGTCCCGCGCTGGGCCAGAAAGGCGTCAACATCATGGAGTTTTGCAAGCAGTTCAACGCAAAGACCCAGGACCGCATGGGCCTCGTGCTCCCGGTCGTGATCACGGTCTTTGCCGACAAGAGCTTCACCTTCATCATCAAGAGCCCCCCGGCGGCCGTTCTGCTGAAGCAGGCGGCGAAGATCCAGAAGGGGGCGGGCGACCCGCTGCGCGAGCGCGCTGGCAAGGTTACCTGGGACCAGTGCAAGGAGATCGCCCAGACCAAGATGGAGGACCTCAATGCGACCGACATCGACGCCGCCGCCCGCATGATCGCAGGCACCGCGCGCTCGATGGGCATCCGCGTCGAAGGCGTCCCGGCCTAG
- the rplA gene encoding 50S ribosomal protein L1, with translation MAKKGKRYRQAQELIADAGGSISIADAAGIVKQMARAKFDESVDMDIRLGVDPRHAEQMVRGSVALPHGTGKTVRVLVLTQNQQAEAQEAGADMVGLDDYVEKIQNEGFLDFDVLIASPDVMPKIGRLGRVLGPRGLMPNPKSGTVTTNIAEAVQAVKAGRIDFRVDKFGNVHTAIGKASFSAEQIQDNASAFLKEILRLRPAAAKGTYVKSITLSTTMGPAIPVDRNVAVSDAR, from the coding sequence ATGGCTAAGAAAGGCAAGCGCTACCGCCAGGCGCAGGAGCTGATCGCCGACGCCGGTGGCAGCATCTCGATCGCGGACGCCGCAGGCATCGTCAAGCAGATGGCCCGCGCCAAGTTCGACGAGTCCGTCGACATGGACATCCGTCTCGGCGTCGACCCGCGGCACGCCGAGCAGATGGTCCGCGGCTCGGTCGCGCTCCCCCATGGCACCGGCAAGACCGTCCGCGTGCTCGTGCTCACGCAGAACCAGCAGGCGGAAGCCCAGGAAGCAGGCGCTGACATGGTCGGCCTCGACGACTACGTCGAGAAGATCCAGAACGAAGGCTTCCTCGACTTCGACGTGCTCATCGCGAGCCCCGACGTGATGCCCAAGATCGGGCGCCTCGGTCGCGTGCTCGGGCCTCGCGGCCTCATGCCGAACCCCAAGAGCGGCACCGTCACGACCAACATCGCCGAGGCCGTCCAGGCTGTGAAGGCGGGTCGCATCGATTTCCGCGTCGACAAGTTTGGCAACGTGCACACGGCCATCGGCAAGGCGTCGTTCTCGGCCGAGCAGATTCAGGACAACGCCTCGGCGTTCCTGAAGGAGATCCTCCGCCTGCGCCCCGCCGCCGCCAAGGGTACCTATGTCAAGAGCATCACGCTCTCGACTACCATGGGCCCTGCCATCCCCGTCGACCGCAACGTCGCTGTCAGCGACGCGCGCTAA
- the rplL gene encoding 50S ribosomal protein L7/L12, whose protein sequence is MADVKELAESLVNLTIKEANELLGVLKDEYGIEPAAAAAVVAGPAGDGAAAEAEEKTEFDVMLNSFGGNKIAVIKVVRAATGLGLKEAKDLVESAPSAIKEAASKDEAEELKSKLEEAGADVELK, encoded by the coding sequence ATGGCAGACGTAAAGGAACTGGCCGAATCCCTGGTCAACCTCACCATCAAAGAAGCGAACGAGCTCCTCGGCGTCCTCAAGGACGAATACGGCATCGAGCCTGCGGCTGCGGCTGCGGTTGTGGCTGGCCCGGCCGGCGACGGCGCGGCCGCTGAAGCCGAAGAGAAAACCGAGTTCGACGTGATGCTCAACAGCTTCGGCGGCAACAAGATCGCGGTCATCAAGGTCGTCCGCGCGGCGACGGGCCTCGGCCTCAAGGAAGCTAAGGACCTCGTCGAGAGCGCCCCGAGCGCGATCAAGGAAGCTGCGTCCAAGGACGAAGCCGAAGAGCTCAAGAGCAAGCTCGAAGAAGCCGGCGCCGACGTCGAGCTCAAGTGA